The following proteins come from a genomic window of Candidatus Palauibacter polyketidifaciens:
- the fusA gene encoding elongation factor G, with translation MAPAASEYQTRNLRNVVLFGHGGAGKTTLVDAMCYIAGGATRKGDVQKGNALTDFTPEETGHKISINLAVAHAVRNDVRINLIDTPGYLDFLGEVVAGIRVADAGICVIDAISGVEVGTEKTWAAADAASLPRAVFVSLMDRDNADFRNTLGQIRGELTSAAMPVHVPIGAGADFSGFVDLLTMKAHTSKGGDKGAAGVADAPEDIASEVEDLREELIEAIVSGDDDLLEAYFEGEELDPGRLGEVFAEAIRSGDIVPVFCGSCQTSAGVPALMDRIVELFPSPDRAASQSASDGNGGVSLEPGAGSPTAALVFKTTSEPHVGDLSYFRVFSGRITNGVTLANPDRSASERIAHLAIPHGARRIDVDALNPGDIGVVTKLKDTHTGDTLCDSGSQLSFGGIEWPQPDLSLAVTARTRADEDKIGSGLAKLHEEDPTFSSGYDPERGQTIIRGLGEIHLNISLEKMTRKYGVNVDTHQPNIAYRETITKTAEGQGRHKKQSGGRGQFGDCHIRLSPLPRGEGYRFVDSIKGGVIPTKFVPAVGKGIGEASNRGVLAGYPLVDFQAECYDGSHHSVDSSDIAFQIAGSIAFQKVARDANPVILEPIMEVEVETPEEYMGEVMGDLNQRRGRVLGMDSKGRRQVVKAHVPQAELYKYSAALRSLTHGKATHTRSLAAYEQVPPHVQEKVIAESQRDED, from the coding sequence ATGGCGCCTGCCGCCTCGGAATATCAAACGCGCAACCTTCGCAACGTCGTCCTCTTCGGGCACGGGGGGGCGGGCAAGACGACGCTTGTGGACGCGATGTGCTACATCGCCGGCGGAGCCACGCGGAAGGGCGATGTCCAGAAGGGGAACGCGCTCACCGACTTCACGCCGGAAGAGACCGGCCACAAGATCTCGATCAACCTCGCCGTCGCCCACGCCGTCCGGAACGACGTGCGGATCAATCTCATCGACACTCCCGGCTACCTCGATTTCCTGGGTGAAGTCGTGGCGGGGATCCGCGTGGCGGACGCCGGCATCTGCGTCATCGATGCGATCTCCGGCGTCGAGGTGGGGACGGAAAAGACCTGGGCCGCCGCGGACGCCGCGAGCCTGCCCCGGGCCGTCTTCGTGTCGCTGATGGACCGCGACAACGCGGACTTCCGAAACACCCTCGGCCAGATCCGCGGCGAACTCACCTCCGCCGCGATGCCGGTCCACGTCCCCATCGGGGCGGGCGCCGACTTCAGCGGCTTCGTCGACCTCCTCACGATGAAGGCCCACACCTCCAAGGGTGGGGACAAGGGGGCGGCCGGCGTCGCCGACGCACCCGAGGATATCGCGTCGGAGGTGGAGGACCTCAGGGAGGAGCTCATCGAGGCGATCGTGTCGGGGGATGACGACCTGCTCGAAGCTTATTTCGAGGGAGAGGAACTCGATCCCGGCCGCCTCGGCGAAGTGTTCGCGGAAGCGATCCGCTCCGGCGACATCGTCCCCGTGTTCTGCGGCTCATGCCAGACGAGCGCGGGAGTGCCGGCGCTCATGGACCGCATCGTGGAACTCTTCCCCTCGCCCGACCGCGCCGCGTCCCAGAGCGCGAGCGACGGAAACGGCGGAGTGTCGCTGGAGCCGGGAGCCGGGTCGCCCACCGCGGCGCTCGTCTTCAAGACGACGTCGGAGCCCCACGTCGGCGACCTGAGCTATTTCCGCGTCTTCTCCGGCCGGATCACGAACGGCGTCACGCTCGCGAACCCCGACCGTTCCGCGAGCGAGCGCATCGCGCATCTTGCGATTCCGCACGGGGCGCGCCGCATCGACGTCGACGCGCTGAACCCCGGCGACATCGGGGTCGTGACGAAGCTCAAGGACACGCACACCGGGGACACGCTCTGCGACAGCGGGAGCCAGCTCTCCTTCGGCGGGATCGAATGGCCCCAGCCGGATCTCTCCCTCGCCGTCACCGCCCGCACGCGGGCCGACGAGGACAAGATCGGCAGCGGCCTCGCGAAGCTGCACGAGGAGGATCCGACCTTTTCCTCCGGCTACGATCCCGAGCGGGGCCAGACGATCATCCGCGGGCTCGGCGAGATCCACCTCAACATCTCGCTGGAGAAGATGACTCGGAAGTACGGGGTCAACGTGGACACGCACCAGCCGAACATCGCCTACCGCGAGACGATCACGAAGACCGCGGAGGGGCAGGGGCGCCACAAGAAGCAGTCGGGCGGGCGCGGGCAGTTCGGCGACTGCCACATCCGGCTCAGCCCGCTGCCGCGCGGGGAAGGGTACAGGTTCGTCGACTCGATCAAGGGCGGCGTGATCCCGACCAAGTTCGTCCCGGCCGTGGGGAAGGGGATCGGGGAGGCCTCGAACCGGGGGGTCCTCGCCGGCTATCCGCTCGTGGACTTCCAGGCCGAGTGCTACGACGGATCGCATCACTCCGTGGACAGCTCGGACATCGCCTTCCAGATCGCGGGATCGATCGCCTTCCAGAAGGTCGCGCGGGACGCAAACCCCGTGATCCTCGAGCCGATCATGGAGGTCGAGGTCGAGACGCCCGAGGAATACATGGGCGAGGTGATGGGGGACCTCAACCAGCGGCGCGGCCGCGTGCTCGGCATGGATTCGAAGGGGCGGCGGCAGGTCGTGAAGGCGCACGTCCCCCAGGCGGAACTCTACAAGTATTCCGCCGCGCTGCGCTCCCTGACGCACGGAAAGGCAACGCACACGCGCAGCCTGGCTGCGTACGAGCAGGTTCCTCCGCATGTTCAGGAGAAGGTGATCGCCGAGTCGCAGCGCGACGAAGACTAG
- a CDS encoding rhomboid family intramembrane serine protease, with translation MMRQPAFRGGGGRFGGGRSGGVRFGHGFPMSRWVLRLMIANFAIFLLMAVRIVPAGAIEWLGFAVPLFLTRPWTAVTYMFVHGGFMHLFMNMLALFFFGPPLEQKWGSRFFLRFYLVTGLGGAAFSVLLYSLTGPTIMVGASGAIFGLLVAFALNWPDAKIYLYFVFPVPAKWFVAGLGALTLLSTVQGSADGVAHWAHLGGLVTGFVYLRYGERIGRFAQRALYKERPAPTRRPAPTRRPPPPPGRRRRVDGDSLDEVDRILDKIRADGMDSLSARERAFLDEVSRQYQQTNGTEKKTRTH, from the coding sequence ATGATGAGACAGCCCGCGTTCCGGGGCGGTGGCGGCCGCTTCGGTGGCGGCCGCTCGGGCGGCGTCCGCTTCGGCCACGGCTTTCCGATGAGTCGCTGGGTCCTGCGGCTCATGATCGCGAACTTCGCGATCTTCCTCCTCATGGCGGTGCGGATCGTGCCCGCCGGGGCGATCGAATGGCTCGGCTTCGCGGTGCCCCTCTTCCTCACGCGCCCGTGGACCGCCGTCACCTACATGTTCGTGCACGGCGGCTTCATGCACCTGTTCATGAACATGCTCGCCCTCTTCTTCTTCGGCCCGCCGCTCGAACAGAAGTGGGGCAGCCGTTTCTTCCTCCGTTTCTACCTCGTGACCGGGCTCGGCGGGGCCGCGTTCTCCGTGCTCCTCTACTCGCTTACGGGGCCGACGATCATGGTGGGCGCCTCCGGGGCGATCTTCGGCCTCCTCGTCGCCTTCGCCCTCAACTGGCCGGACGCGAAGATCTACCTCTACTTCGTCTTTCCCGTGCCGGCGAAGTGGTTCGTCGCCGGGCTCGGCGCCCTCACCCTCCTCTCCACCGTACAGGGGTCGGCGGACGGCGTGGCGCACTGGGCCCACCTCGGCGGACTCGTGACCGGGTTCGTCTATCTCCGTTACGGAGAACGCATCGGCCGCTTCGCGCAGAGGGCCCTCTACAAGGAGCGGCCGGCGCCCACCCGGCGGCCGGCGCCCACCCGGCGGCCGCCGCCCCCGCCCGGCCGCCGCCGCCGGGTGGACGGGGATTCCCTCGACGAAGTGGACCGGATCCTCGACAAGATCCGCGCGGACGGCATGGACTCCCTCTCGGCGCGCGAGCGCGCCTTCCTCGACGAAGTGAGTCGGCAGTACCAGCAGACCAACGGGACGGAGAAGAAGACCCGCACCCACTAG